The region TGCGCTTGCGTGAAGCTGGTAAATCCATTGTCTTTATAGCTCGCGTCGATTGCTTGCGAGCACGAACCCGAAGAGCCACCAAGACATTCAGTCAGAGCAGTCATCAACGGTGCGAGGAATGCGCCTGTCGCGGGAGGTGCGGGAAGCGATGAAGATGCTGTCGCGCCAGAATTTAATGCCAGGTTCGCAGATGAGTTTGGATTAGCGGTGGAGATCAGTTGGAAGCCACCAGCGGATCCTGTTGCCGGAATGACCTGTACGGCATCGAGCGCAGCATCCGCGCCCGTCTGGTTTGCGGTGAATGGCGTGGCGATTGGATCGAAGCTCTTTGGATCGAGATTGTTAGCACTAAGAATATTTGCGGTCGCATTGCTGAGCGTCTGCACTGCTTTGCTGACTGCCGCAAGGGTGACAAGGGAGGACAGGTTCTGGCTGTTCGCGAGGTCAAGCGGATTGCCGCTTTGTGTCACCAGAGCGGCGGCAGCGGTCGTCAAACTTGTGACGTTCGCGATGACCGGCGCGGATGAGTTAGCAGGTATGGCTGGGACCACGGAAGCGAGCGGGGGTGCGATGCCGCTTGGATCCGTAGCGAATACTGCGAACGGCGTAGTGAGCCCGGTCAGTGGCACCTGATAATTGCCTTTAGCGTCCGCCGTGACCGTTACGCTTTTGCCTGTCGAATCTACGATTTGAACGTTGGCTCCGCTGACGGGTGCGCCAGTTGCGACGGTCCCACTCAATGTCGTCGGCATAGCGGGTCTGGTCGAACTGCTGCTTGGAGTGCTTGATCCGCCGCCGCCGCCGCAGGCAGTGAGAGTTGCCGCAACTGCTGCGCAAAGCGTAAGCTTTGCTGTCAAATGTTTGGGAGGAGACGTATTGATCGTTAGAAATCCAGAAAACATGGATGATCCTTGAATTTACTGTTATAAAAATAAGATCGATTTAAGCGGTGTGACCACGTACGCCGAGCTGGCGATCACCTACTCCCTGCTTGCCCCTCCAGCAAATACTGCAACAGGGCTGCTGTATCGTTATATAAAATATAGCGATGTGGGCGCATAACCTATGCTTCGCGTTAACGGCGAGTCACTGCTGGACTTTATGGGCTATAGAGAAAATTTAGGACGGGCGGCAGCACGTGGCTCAGTCCCACGGGTCTAGTGCAGTCTCGCCCTTTCCGGACAGTTATGCAGTCAGGCGCTCATACAGAAGGTGCCAATCGACCGCGAGAAGCGGTATCGTTTTGTCGTTGCGTGACCAATACGCGAAGAAGCGCGTCCAGCCTTCAAGGAAGATACCTTTGCCGGGGCTAAGCAAACAAGGTTGCCTTGCAACCAAGGGCACGCACATTGGCGGAAATTGCACGGCGAGAACTTCAAGTGGTGTCGAACTGATGTCCTGTAAGTTTTCGCTGTTTGTGCCAGCTGACAGGTAGCCTTCTATTGCCTCCGCCACACGAGTCGTAGCGAGTTCGACGTAAGCGACGCGAACTTCGTTAAGAGTGGCCACTGTAAGGGTTGGTGAGCCCGCTCCCGTGGCTGTGCGCTTTAGTACCGAAAGCTTCGCCCAATGAGGTAGCGCTCGAAAGTTGGTCTCCCCGCCTTGCAGCGCGTCTTCGAACGTTGGATAGCACGCCAGCCATGAGGGTGAAACGCAGCCGACCGGTCGAGATTCTTTGACTGTTCCATCAACCGTGACGGCGCGTTTCTGTTGCTGCAGTTCTCTCAGGTTCATTGTTATAAAAACTATAACTATAAGACGGCGGGTTGGCAAGTGGTGTCGCGTAAGGCGACGGCTACTTCAAGGTTTTCGGTCACGTCAGGACGAACTTTAGGGTGCCGTGTAAGTTTTTTGGGGCCGGCACTTTTTGCCGCTCGGCCATAGGTGAAGATTGAAGTTCCGAGACCTGGATATGTCGGCCAACCGACAACCTGAGCTGAAACGACGTTCGCTGCTCGTTGCCAGAGGCTGGATCATTTCAATCTCAGGTGAACGGAGGTCGGGTCGATCACGCTAATTTCCGGCACCATCGAAATCGCGTCATTCGGGCACTCCGGCTCGCATACGTCGCAATTATGTGAAAACGTCGTGCTGGTCATGGCCTAGCGTGCGATCTGGACTTTGCGCGCTGCACAATTTGCAACACCTGTGCAACTCAGCCGCAACCCGCAAGCATGAATTTCGGGGGATTTTGCACGACCGTGCGGAAGGCTGAGAAGCTATAATGTATTGTTTTTCCTAGGAAAGTTGGTGGCAGCATGGCCTTGATGATTACCGACGAATGCATCAATTGCGACGTGTGCGAGCCCGAGTGCCCGAACGACGCGATTTCGATGGGCCCGGAAATCTACGTGATCGACCCGAAGAAATGCACCGAGTGTGTCGGTCATTTCGACGAACCTCAGTGTATTCAGGTGTGCCCGGTAGAGTGCATTCCGCGCGACCCTGAGCATCTGGAGACGGCGGAAGGTCTATTGGCGAAGTACCACGCGCTGCAGGCGGCGAAAAGCGCGTGAGAGTTGAATGATGGTTGAACGGCGCGGTGTCTGCCTCGCCGTTTTCTTTTGCCGCAACGCTTCGTGTTGCGCGCGAAGTTATCCCGATCGCTACCCGACGTAAGCGCTGAAAATGTCGCGCAGCGCATTCAGCAGAATGTCGCATTCGGCGTCGGTGCCGACCGAGATTCGCAGATGCTGGTCGATTCGCGCCGCCTTGAAGTGGCGCACGAAGATTTCCTTTTCCCTTAGCCGTGCCACGAGCGTCGCTGCGTCGTAGCCTTCGTGGCGCGCGAACAGCAGATTCGCCGCCGAAGGCACGACCTCGAAGCCCAATGCTGTCAAGCCTGCCGCCAACCGCTCACGGCTAGCAATCACCTTGGCGCAGTTGTTGCGGAACCACGCATCGTCCTCGTATGCAGCGACGGCCGCGACTTGCGCCAGACGGTCGAGCGGATACGAGTTGAAGCTGTCTTTCACGCGGTTCAGTGCGTCGATCAGTTCCGGATTGCCGAACGCGAAGCCGACGCGCATGCCGGCCAGCGAACGCGACTTCGATACCGTTTGGATCACCAGCAGGTTGGGATAGCGGTCGATCAGCGCGATGGCCGATTCGGCGCCGAAATCGACATAGGCCTCATCGATTACCACCGCCGATTCGGTGTTTCTCGTCACCAGACGCTCGATATCGGCGAGCGGCAGCGGTCGTCCAGTCGGCGCGTTCGGGTTCGGGAACAGTATGCCGCCGTTAGGCGCCGTGTAGTCGTCGACATTGATCGCGAAGCTGTCGTCGAGTGCAATGGTCCGATAGTCGACTTCAAAGAGCCGCGCGTAGGTCGGGTAGAAGCTGTAGGTGATATCCGGAAACAGCAACGGCTTGTCGTGCTTCAGCAAGGCCTGAAAGGTGAGCGCGAGAACTTCGTCCGAGCCGTTGCCTGCGAACACCTGTTCAGGGCGGATGCCGTGGTACGCGGCTACCGTTTCGCGCAACTTGCGCGCTGTCGGGTCGGGATAGCGCCGCAGTGACTCGCCCATGTCGCCCAGTTCCTGGCGGATCGCGTCAAGTACGCGCGGCGACGGGGGATAAGGATTCTCGTTGGTGTTCAGCTTCACCGGATGCGCAACCACGGGCTGCTCGCCCGGCACATACGGCGTCAGACGGTGAACGATGTCACTCCAGTAGCGGCTCAAGCGATTCTCCTGTTGATGGCGATACGGCGATACGGCGATACGGGCCCTAGCAAGCCGTCGCTCAGGGATTGCGATGCAGTTGCATCATCGCCCGCTCGAGCTCGCCTTTGATAATTTGCGGCATCACGGCCAACGCGCGTTCGATCGACGCGTCGATCAGATCCTGTTCTTCCCGCCGCGGCGGCTTCAGCACGTAATTGGCGACGTCCGGCTTGGCGCCGGCTCGCGCGCTTTCGGGAATCAGGTCGCGCGGATGACCGATGCCGACCCGCAGCCGCCAATACTGTTGCGAGGACAGATGCGCGGTGATGTCCTTCAGCCCGTTATGGCCGCCGCTGCCGCCACCGAGCTTCAGCTTGACGCTGCCGGGCGGCATATCGAGTTCGTCGTGCGCGACCAGAATTTCGTCCGGAAGAATCTTGAAGAACTGCGCGACCGCCACGACCGACTGCCCAGAGCGGTTCATATACGTCTGCGGTTCCAACAGATGCACTTCTTCGCCGTGAAGCCGGGCCTTCGCGTAGAAACCGTGGAAGCGCCGCTCGTCGCGCAGCGTCGTGCCTGCTTCGCGCGCCAGTTGATCGACCAGCCAGAAGCCGGCATTGTGGCGCGTCGCGGTGTATTCGGCGCCCGGATTGCCGAGCCCGACGATCAGCTTGATCATGATTGCGTAGGTCCATCTGGCCCGGGCGCCGAATGCGGCCAAGCCGAAAAAAAACCGAAAAAAAACCCGCCGGGGCGAACCTCGGCGGGTCACATCGACCGTTTCATTGAAACGGCTCGAGAGGATTGTTCGCTCAGTGCAGCTTAAGCAGCCGGCTTTTCGCCTTCGCCTGCAGCAGCAGCGTCGCCTTCAGCGATTGCGCCAGCCGGGATCGTTGCCAATGCGACGACCGGGTTTTCTGCTTCGACGTGAGCAACCAGTGCCACGCCTGCCGGCAGCGCGATGTCCTTAGCGTGCAGCGAGTGGCCAGCTTCGATCTTCACCAGGTCGACTTCGAGGAATTCCGGCAGTGCCGACGGCAGGCACTCGATTTCGATTTCGTTGAGGACGTGCGAGATCACCGCGCCCGACAGCTTCACTGCCGGGTTGGTTTCCTGGTTCATGAAGTGCAGCGGCACCTTGGTGTGCAACTTCTTCTTCGCGTCGACACGTTGGAAGTCCACGTGCAGCACGAGCTGACGGAACGGGTGGTATTGCACGTCGCGCAGCAGAACCTGTTGCGACTTACCTGCCACTTCCAGTTCGAGGATCGACGAGTGGAAAACTTCTTTCTTCAGCGCGTGCCAGAGTGCGTTGTGGTCCAGTTCGACCAATTGCGTTTCAGCACCAGCGCCATATACGATGCCCGGGGTCTTACCCGAGATACGCAGGCGGCGGCTCGCACCCGTACCTTGCAAGGAACGCTCGAAAGCGACTACTTTCATATTGAATCTCCAATGCACTGCCCGCGACCAGGCAGTAAAAACGGGGCCTCCAAGCCATTACGGCTGAGGCCCCAGAGCGATGGCACGAACCTTCGTTCGTTCATGCCAATTGTGCAAAAGCGCAGTGCGCG is a window of Paraburkholderia phytofirmans OLGA172 DNA encoding:
- a CDS encoding YfhL family 4Fe-4S dicluster ferredoxin, which codes for MALMITDECINCDVCEPECPNDAISMGPEIYVIDPKKCTECVGHFDEPQCIQVCPVECIPRDPEHLETAEGLLAKYHALQAAKSA
- a CDS encoding 50S ribosomal protein L25/general stress protein Ctc, giving the protein MKVVAFERSLQGTGASRRLRISGKTPGIVYGAGAETQLVELDHNALWHALKKEVFHSSILELEVAGKSQQVLLRDVQYHPFRQLVLHVDFQRVDAKKKLHTKVPLHFMNQETNPAVKLSGAVISHVLNEIEIECLPSALPEFLEVDLVKIEAGHSLHAKDIALPAGVALVAHVEAENPVVALATIPAGAIAEGDAAAAGEGEKPAA
- the hisC gene encoding histidinol-phosphate transaminase; amino-acid sequence: MSRYWSDIVHRLTPYVPGEQPVVAHPVKLNTNENPYPPSPRVLDAIRQELGDMGESLRRYPDPTARKLRETVAAYHGIRPEQVFAGNGSDEVLALTFQALLKHDKPLLFPDITYSFYPTYARLFEVDYRTIALDDSFAINVDDYTAPNGGILFPNPNAPTGRPLPLADIERLVTRNTESAVVIDEAYVDFGAESAIALIDRYPNLLVIQTVSKSRSLAGMRVGFAFGNPELIDALNRVKDSFNSYPLDRLAQVAAVAAYEDDAWFRNNCAKVIASRERLAAGLTALGFEVVPSAANLLFARHEGYDAATLVARLREKEIFVRHFKAARIDQHLRISVGTDAECDILLNALRDIFSAYVG
- the pth gene encoding aminoacyl-tRNA hydrolase; its protein translation is MIKLIVGLGNPGAEYTATRHNAGFWLVDQLAREAGTTLRDERRFHGFYAKARLHGEEVHLLEPQTYMNRSGQSVVAVAQFFKILPDEILVAHDELDMPPGSVKLKLGGGSGGHNGLKDITAHLSSQQYWRLRVGIGHPRDLIPESARAGAKPDVANYVLKPPRREEQDLIDASIERALAVMPQIIKGELERAMMQLHRNP